A window of the Halotia branconii CENA392 genome harbors these coding sequences:
- a CDS encoding ShlB/FhaC/HecB family hemolysin secretion/activation protein translates to MTDRSPKKRTLPWLSLTLLILFSRPSHAQTIIQQPNLPPSQDIQPPTQTPQPSPELPQPQSPPPELLPPSSPTPPSQSIPNNLRRTITVERFEIVGSTVFSQEELNKAVSDFLNRPLDIADLREARARITDLYVRNGYISSGAYIPPQEISPGSGVVKIQVVEGKLESIKIRGTRRLSRNYVRDRIEIGRSGLVNQKHLLQALQLLQLNPLIKKVYADLSPGEEPNTAILTVNIEEADTFNAQVLLDNGRSPAVGSFRRRIQVSEANLLGLGDGLTIGYTNTDGSNTFDASYTIPTNPRDGTISFAYGTSAANVTEEPFDILDIQAESRQYELTYRQPIVQTPTQEFALGITASRQEAEASYVDFELGRIPFPSDGADSEGNTRVSALRFFQEWITRNNQEVFAVRSQLSLGVGAFDATINQDRPDSRFFSWQGQAQWVRLLAPETLLLLRGNVQLATTTLVPFEQFGVGGQDSVRGYRQDFLLTDNGVNATAEVQLPILRAGGTLQVIPFSNLGFGWNAGTENPESNLLASVGLGLQWRGGENFSARLDWGIPLVSVDSQDQTWQENGILFSVQYNAF, encoded by the coding sequence ATGACTGATAGATCCCCTAAGAAGCGCACATTGCCCTGGCTGTCTTTAACCCTATTGATACTATTTAGCAGACCTTCACACGCACAAACTATTATACAGCAGCCAAATCTACCGCCATCACAAGACATTCAGCCTCCTACACAGACACCACAACCATCACCAGAGTTACCACAACCACAATCCCCACCGCCAGAACTACTCCCACCATCTAGTCCAACTCCACCATCACAGTCAATCCCTAATAATTTGAGGAGGACAATTACAGTTGAACGCTTTGAGATTGTTGGAAGTACAGTTTTCAGTCAAGAAGAGTTGAATAAAGCTGTGTCCGATTTTCTCAATAGGCCACTAGACATAGCCGATCTGCGCGAAGCTCGTGCTAGAATTACCGACCTATACGTCAGAAATGGTTACATTAGTTCTGGCGCTTACATTCCACCTCAAGAAATTAGTCCGGGTTCAGGTGTCGTTAAAATTCAGGTGGTTGAGGGTAAACTTGAAAGTATCAAGATAAGGGGTACTCGACGACTTTCCCGTAATTACGTACGCGATCGCATAGAAATAGGGAGATCAGGGCTTGTGAATCAAAAGCATTTGCTACAAGCGCTACAACTATTGCAACTCAATCCTTTGATCAAAAAAGTATATGCGGATCTGTCGCCAGGGGAAGAACCTAACACAGCTATCTTGACAGTCAACATAGAAGAAGCCGATACATTCAACGCCCAGGTCTTACTAGACAACGGGCGAAGTCCAGCCGTGGGCAGCTTTCGTCGTCGTATACAAGTAAGTGAAGCGAACTTACTGGGATTGGGGGATGGTTTGACTATAGGCTACACAAATACCGATGGTAGCAACACATTTGACGCTAGTTACACAATACCAACTAATCCCAGAGATGGGACAATTTCTTTCGCCTACGGAACGTCAGCAGCTAATGTTACTGAGGAACCTTTCGACATCCTGGATATTCAAGCAGAGTCTCGTCAGTACGAACTGACATATCGACAGCCAATAGTCCAAACTCCTACCCAGGAATTTGCGCTTGGTATTACTGCTTCTAGGCAAGAAGCAGAGGCTTCGTATGTAGATTTTGAACTTGGGCGAATCCCATTTCCTTCTGATGGTGCAGACTCCGAAGGAAACACGAGAGTATCGGCGCTGAGGTTCTTCCAAGAGTGGATTACACGCAACAATCAAGAAGTATTTGCAGTGCGATCGCAGTTGAGTTTGGGAGTAGGTGCATTTGATGCAACAATCAATCAAGATAGACCAGATAGCCGCTTTTTCAGTTGGCAAGGACAAGCACAGTGGGTACGGCTGCTGGCTCCAGAGACTTTACTATTGCTGCGTGGTAATGTGCAATTGGCGACTACAACGCTTGTTCCTTTTGAGCAATTTGGTGTGGGAGGGCAGGATAGTGTACGGGGCTATCGCCAAGATTTTTTGCTAACTGACAATGGGGTGAACGCTACGGCTGAAGTGCAACTGCCGATACTTCGGGCAGGTGGTACATTGCAGGTAATTCCGTTTTCAAATCTGGGATTTGGGTGGAATGCGGGTACGGAGAATCCCGAATCGAATCTGCTGGCTAGTGTGGGGCTGGGTTTGCAGTGGCGTGGAGGCGAAAACTTCAGTGCGCGTTTGGACTGGGGTATTCCGTTGGTATCGGTGGATTCGCAGGATCAAACTTGGCAGGAGAACGGGATTTTGTTTTCTGTTCAGTACAATGCTTTTTAA
- a CDS encoding thermonuclease family protein, giving the protein MKPLIILGILAGATTVAILTFPIINTQPISLTEEWIVREVIDGSTITVGQTDGSQMKVRLCGIDTPSGQLLGNKAKEKLRSLVVSADNEVMIIPVETDRDGYTVAEVMAYGKDEVDISFQEELLKSGLAKTRNSGVECPNQLAFGNAQKIAIASKTGMWK; this is encoded by the coding sequence ATGAAGCCATTAATAATCTTGGGTATACTTGCAGGAGCTACCACCGTCGCTATTTTAACTTTTCCAATAATCAATACCCAACCTATCTCTTTGACAGAAGAATGGATAGTAAGGGAAGTTATAGATGGTAGTACTATCACAGTTGGTCAAACCGATGGTAGCCAGATGAAAGTCCGGCTTTGTGGAATCGACACGCCATCAGGTCAACTGCTGGGCAATAAGGCTAAAGAGAAACTGCGATCGCTCGTAGTTTCTGCCGATAACGAAGTGATGATTATTCCAGTAGAGACAGATAGGGATGGGTACACAGTTGCAGAAGTGATGGCTTACGGCAAGGACGAAGTTGATATCAGCTTTCAAGAAGAACTACTCAAAAGTGGGTTGGCTAAAACACGCAACTCAGGGGTAGAATGTCCGAATCAGTTAGCATTTGGAAATGCCCAAAAGATAGCAATTGCATCAAAGACTGGGATGTGGAAGTAG
- a CDS encoding ribbon-helix-helix protein, CopG family → MNKKWATKRITINLTSSEAKKLEKYCSTTGRPATDVIRELIRSLAIEDEKSIKESL, encoded by the coding sequence ATGAATAAAAAATGGGCTACTAAACGAATTACAATCAATCTCACATCAAGTGAAGCAAAAAAACTGGAAAAATATTGCTCAACCACTGGCAGACCAGCAACCGATGTAATTCGGGAATTAATTCGCTCTCTTGCCATTGAAGATGAAAAGTCAATCAAAGAATCATTATAG
- a CDS encoding TauD/TfdA dioxygenase family protein, protein MSLGKEQKQIQYQSRLGVEILQGCSLTDITEQQRDELKKSLWQHGVVVVKQQNLIASELEEFAKKTFGNLMFGGSNILDPDISPDLQSQYINILGNPKKETEPLEKFAWKWHQDKDGLPRTEGLDMNALYVVMLYAVKVPKEDINGQPHSTQFIDLIEAYKNLDIERQQQLEKIFLCHKAPSFIKEAVDTPNKVHPIVSTHKITNKKGLYLGIDTTIPVGMENNLEGAKNFMEDLFQTVFNSTPIYSHVWQEGDVIFWDNSQIMHRGIPYDAKKYKRIALRLGVVDE, encoded by the coding sequence ATGAGCTTAGGTAAAGAACAAAAACAGATACAATATCAATCAAGACTTGGAGTTGAAATACTACAAGGTTGCAGCCTTACAGACATCACAGAACAGCAAAGGGATGAGTTGAAGAAATCTCTCTGGCAACACGGTGTTGTTGTCGTCAAACAGCAAAATCTTATCGCATCAGAATTAGAAGAATTTGCTAAAAAAACTTTTGGAAACTTAATGTTTGGCGGATCTAACATATTAGATCCTGATATTAGTCCAGATTTGCAAAGTCAATATATCAATATCTTGGGTAATCCGAAGAAAGAAACAGAACCGCTGGAAAAATTTGCCTGGAAGTGGCATCAAGATAAAGACGGTCTTCCACGCACAGAAGGACTAGATATGAATGCTCTGTATGTTGTGATGCTTTACGCGGTTAAAGTACCTAAAGAAGATATTAATGGACAACCTCATTCTACTCAATTTATTGATTTGATAGAGGCATACAAAAATTTAGATATTGAAAGACAGCAACAATTAGAAAAAATATTTTTGTGTCATAAAGCTCCTAGTTTTATTAAAGAAGCTGTTGATACTCCCAATAAAGTGCATCCTATCGTATCTACTCATAAAATCACTAATAAAAAGGGACTTTATCTGGGTATCGACACTACAATACCCGTCGGCATGGAAAATAATCTAGAAGGCGCAAAAAATTTTATGGAGGATTTATTTCAAACTGTTTTTAATAGTACACCTATTTACTCTCATGTTTGGCAAGAAGGAGACGTGATATTTTGGGATAACTCACAGATCATGCACAGGGGTATTCCCTACGACGCAAAGAAATATAAACGTATTGCACTACGTCTAGGAGTCGTAGATGAATAA
- a CDS encoding FAD-binding domain-containing protein — MHLLWFRRDLRLTDNEIVALATANGAAVLPLFIIDPWFYTWVDIGKGRVRFLFESLENLDYNLRKLGSRLYLFEGNSTDIVQQLTKQLMQFGYRPKLWFNRDVQVEYGVSRDKNVIDFYKELKLDYHVGLNNFLQLSENRVQWFNEYYSYQRQPQHQTLKTINTPDFNVNVPQLTFEELKHKYHNFWAIKKVYFSGGETQAISTLDSFLNSRYQGYHWKLSRPMLSQMGATSHLSPHLTFGTISVRNVYQKTKARAEELKNQPASDFSLKAFRDRLRWHDSFTQRLYFHPEIAYKNRYPEFDSLYTPEALSPAKQELYQAWQQGMTGFPLIDASMRQLKTIGWMNFRMRAMCATFLTINCGISWHHGAKHYMNYLVDGDLAINNWQWQMQAGITNPLSDTFRIYNPNKNISEKDPDGSFIYHWIPSLRGYSLLEILQEKYKCNSSYTQPILDWSKTRKVNGKKVSDLRKQTKVRLISLGGDEYESAVVAKDTVDKYWQHKDKEYQEYQQKLSQIE, encoded by the coding sequence ATGCACCTTTTGTGGTTCCGTCGAGATTTGCGGCTAACTGATAACGAAATAGTCGCACTAGCAACCGCTAACGGTGCAGCAGTCTTACCATTGTTCATTATTGATCCTTGGTTTTATACCTGGGTTGATATAGGAAAGGGAAGAGTCAGGTTTTTGTTTGAGTCTTTAGAAAACCTGGACTACAACCTGCGAAAATTAGGTAGTCGGTTATACTTATTTGAAGGCAATTCCACAGACATTGTGCAACAGTTGACCAAACAGTTAATGCAGTTTGGGTATAGACCTAAGCTTTGGTTTAATCGAGATGTACAGGTAGAGTATGGAGTTAGTCGAGACAAAAATGTAATCGATTTCTACAAAGAATTAAAACTTGATTACCACGTTGGATTAAATAACTTTCTACAGTTATCAGAAAATCGCGTTCAATGGTTTAACGAGTATTATAGTTACCAAAGACAACCTCAACATCAAACACTTAAAACCATTAATACACCGGATTTCAACGTTAATGTACCGCAGTTAACGTTTGAAGAACTCAAACACAAATACCATAATTTTTGGGCAATAAAAAAAGTTTACTTTTCCGGAGGAGAAACGCAAGCAATCTCCACATTAGATTCATTTTTGAATAGTAGATATCAAGGATATCACTGGAAGCTGTCACGTCCAATGTTGTCACAAATGGGTGCAACATCACATTTGTCTCCTCATCTGACTTTTGGAACTATTTCTGTTCGTAATGTCTATCAAAAAACTAAAGCCAGAGCAGAAGAACTAAAAAATCAGCCCGCATCAGACTTCTCTTTAAAAGCATTTCGTGACCGTTTGCGTTGGCATGATAGTTTTACACAGCGTCTTTATTTTCATCCAGAAATAGCTTACAAAAACCGTTACCCAGAATTTGATAGTTTATACACACCAGAAGCATTGTCGCCTGCAAAACAAGAATTATACCAAGCTTGGCAACAGGGTATGACAGGTTTTCCACTAATTGATGCAAGTATGCGACAACTTAAAACAATTGGCTGGATGAATTTTCGGATGAGGGCGATGTGTGCCACATTCTTGACTATCAACTGTGGTATTTCGTGGCATCACGGAGCTAAACATTATATGAACTATTTAGTAGATGGCGACTTGGCAATTAATAACTGGCAGTGGCAAATGCAAGCAGGTATAACTAATCCTTTAAGCGATACTTTTAGAATATACAATCCGAACAAAAATATTTCAGAGAAAGACCCAGACGGAAGTTTTATCTATCACTGGATACCGTCACTAAGAGGATACAGCTTACTAGAAATTCTACAAGAAAAATACAAGTGTAATAGTTCTTATACACAACCAATTTTAGACTGGTCAAAAACGCGTAAAGTGAACGGAAAAAAAGTTTCTGATTTACGAAAACAAACAAAAGTGCGACTAATAAGCCTTGGTGGAGATGAATATGAAAGTGCTGTAGTTGCCAAAGACACTGTAGATAAGTACTGGCAACATAAAGATAAGGAATATCAGGAATATCAACAAAAACTGAGCCAGATAGAATAA
- a CDS encoding cryptochrome/photolyase family protein, giving the protein MTIGVWVLGDQLWHEQSALLGCVQQHQQTPVILIESLAHAGQLPYHLQKLVLVWSAMRHFADQLRSHGWPVTYTQALDFNTPLLEWIERYQITELRVMTPTDRPMQKLIQKLNLQIQVTFTPSNRFIWSDEEFRQWAAGRKRLIMEDFYRQGRQRFNILMEGNQPVGGQWNFDKQNRKPPKGKLTFPAALWFKPDSITQDVINFVKQSEAFQNSHNYWHLEPFLWGVTRQQALQVLKFFVETRLSTFGPYQDAMVTKEQTMWHAMLSPYLNLGLLHPLEVVQAVEQAYSDNSNNSQLNSIEGFIRQVLGWREYMHGVYVYLDNEYPSSNWFNHTHPLPAFYWTGDTQMNCLHQILTQVKQIGYAHHIQRLMVLNNFALIAGISPQELEDWFHAAFIDGYDWVMQTNVLGMGQFADGGMIASKPYAASANYINNMSDYCKNCAYNHRERSTDNACPFNFFYWDFLARHYDKLKNQPRMTQILRNLERISPLELQKIRSLASNWHTIQVATCQS; this is encoded by the coding sequence ATGACCATTGGTGTTTGGGTTCTTGGAGATCAACTTTGGCATGAGCAGTCAGCATTACTTGGTTGTGTGCAACAACATCAACAGACTCCTGTGATTTTGATCGAATCTCTTGCTCATGCAGGGCAACTTCCTTATCATCTGCAAAAACTGGTATTAGTCTGGTCAGCAATGCGTCACTTTGCCGACCAACTTCGATCTCACGGTTGGCCAGTTACATACACTCAAGCACTAGACTTCAACACACCCTTACTTGAATGGATTGAGCGCTATCAAATTACCGAACTGCGCGTCATGACTCCAACAGACCGCCCAATGCAAAAGTTAATTCAAAAGCTCAATCTCCAAATTCAAGTCACTTTCACACCCAGTAATCGCTTTATCTGGAGCGATGAAGAGTTCCGACAATGGGCGGCGGGACGCAAACGCTTAATCATGGAAGATTTTTACCGTCAAGGACGACAGCGCTTCAACATTCTTATGGAGGGCAATCAACCTGTTGGTGGTCAATGGAATTTTGACAAGCAAAATCGCAAACCACCTAAAGGTAAGCTAACTTTCCCAGCAGCCCTATGGTTTAAGCCAGACTCAATTACACAAGATGTCATCAACTTCGTTAAGCAATCTGAAGCTTTCCAGAACAGCCACAATTATTGGCACTTAGAGCCATTCCTCTGGGGAGTCACACGTCAGCAGGCACTACAAGTGCTGAAGTTTTTTGTCGAAACTCGGCTGTCTACTTTTGGTCCTTATCAAGACGCAATGGTAACAAAAGAGCAGACCATGTGGCACGCTATGCTTTCTCCTTATCTCAATCTTGGATTACTTCATCCATTGGAAGTTGTTCAAGCAGTAGAACAAGCATATTCAGACAACAGCAATAACTCGCAGCTAAACAGCATCGAAGGCTTTATCCGTCAGGTACTTGGTTGGCGAGAGTATATGCATGGTGTTTATGTTTACCTAGATAATGAATATCCATCAAGTAACTGGTTTAACCATACTCATCCACTGCCTGCTTTTTATTGGACTGGTGATACACAGATGAATTGTTTGCACCAAATTTTAACTCAGGTCAAACAAATCGGTTATGCTCACCATATTCAACGCTTAATGGTATTGAACAACTTTGCTTTGATTGCCGGAATTTCTCCCCAAGAACTTGAAGATTGGTTTCATGCCGCTTTTATTGATGGCTACGATTGGGTGATGCAGACTAATGTTCTTGGTATGGGGCAGTTTGCTGATGGTGGAATGATTGCATCTAAACCTTACGCAGCTTCTGCTAACTACATCAACAACATGAGTGACTATTGCAAAAATTGTGCTTATAACCATCGTGAGCGCAGTACAGATAATGCTTGTCCTTTCAACTTTTTTTACTGGGACTTTCTGGCTCGTCATTATGACAAGCTCAAAAATCAGCCACGCATGACTCAAATCTTGCGTAACTTGGAGCGCATTTCTCCATTGGAACTTCAAAAAATCCGTTCTTTAGCTTCTAATTGGCACACTATCCAAGTAGCCACTTGTCAAAGTTGA